The following are encoded in a window of Trichomycterus rosablanca isolate fTriRos1 chromosome 13, fTriRos1.hap1, whole genome shotgun sequence genomic DNA:
- the cfl2 gene encoding cofilin-2: MASGVTVNDEVIKVFNDMKVRKSSTSDEVKKRKKAVLFCLSEDKKKIIVEEGKQILVGDIGETVDDPYACFVKLLPLNDCRYGLYDATYETKESKKEDLVFIFWAPEGAPLKSKMIYASSKDAIKKKFTGIKHEWQVNGLDDIQDRSTLAEKLGGNVVVSLEGRPL, from the exons gCCTCAGGAGTCACTGTTAATGATGAAGTCATCAAAGTCTTCAATGACATGAAAGTGCGAAAGTCCTCAACCTCAGATGAAGTGAAAAAGCGCAAAAAGGCAGTGCTGTTTTGTCTCAGCGAAGACAAGAAAAAAATTATTGTAGAGGAGGGCAAGCAAATTCTTGTAGGTGATATCGGAGAGACTGTTGATGATCCCTATGCTTGCTTTGTTAAGCTCCTACCTCTAAATGACTGCAGATACGGCTTGTATGATGCCACATATGAAACAAAAGAGTCCAAAAAAGAAGacttggtttttattttttg GGCCCCTGAAGGTGCACCATTAAAAAGCAAGATGATCTATGCTAGCTCTAAAGATGCAATTAAAAAGAAATTTACTG GTATTAAACATGAATGGCAAGTTAATGGCTTAGATGACATTCAGGACCGCTCAACCCTGGCAGAAAAATTAGGAGGGAATGTGGTTGTATCACTGGAAGGACGACCATTGTAA